GGGTGGCCGTGCAGCCCGCGCCGCCACCAGTAGCCGCAGGCCGCCTCGCGGAGCACCGGCCCGCCGCCGGACGGCTCCGCCATGGGCCGGCCGGCGGCCGCCGCGAGCACGCCGGCGAGCGACGAGAGCACGGGCAGCCCTGCCTCCGGGGCGAGCGGGCCGTAGCGCACCGGCCCCCGCCCTTCCGACGCCGCCTGACGCATGGCGTGACCTCCCGAGCGACACTCCGTGACGTAGTCCCACGCCCCTTTATACGGAGATGTCGCCCGTTCCGCCGCTGGAGAGGCGTGACCGGGCGACAGGGGGCGGGCGGACCGCATCAACCGGTTGTCCGCATGACGAGATTCCCATCTCATCATGCGACTGCTCGACGCTACGGTGATCACACCACTTCACGAGCACGAGCGAGAGGGAGTCCGCCATGACGCATGCCGCGGCGAAGGAGACCGCCGTCTACACCCACGGGCACCACGAGTCGGTGCTGCGCTCGCACAGCTGGCGGACGGCCGCCAACTCGGCGGCCTACCTGCTGCCCGAACTGCGACCTGGGCAGCGCGTCCTGGACGTCGGCTGCGGCCCGGGCACCATCACCGCCGACCTGGCCGCGCTGGTCGCCCCGGGCCAGGTCACGGCGGTCGACGCGGCACCGGACGTCGTGGCGAAGGCCCGCGCGGTCGCCGCCGAACGCGGCCTGGACAACGTCGAGTTCGCGGTCGCCGACGTACACGCCCTGGACTTCCCCGACGACTCCTTCGACGTGGTGCACGCGCATCAGGTGCTGCAGCACGTCGGCGATCCGGTCCAGGCGCTGCGCGAGATGCGGCGGGTGTGCCGGCCGGGCGGCGTGGTCGCCGCCCGGGACAGCGACTACGGGGCCTTCGCCTGGTACCCCGAACTGCCCGCCCTGGACGACTGGTCGCGCCTGTACCACGTGGTGGCCCGGCACAACGGCGGTGAACCGGACGCCGGGCGGCGGCTGTTCTCCTGGGCACGGGCGGCCGGCTTCACCGACGTCACCACGACGGCCGGGACCTGGTGCTTCGCCACCGAGGAGGAGCGGGCCTGGTGGAGCGGCCTGTGGGCGGACCGCACCACGGAGTCGGTGTACGCGCGACTGGCCGTGGAAGGCGGGCACGCCACGGCCGAGGAGCTGGCCGGCATCGCCGAGGCGTGGCGGGAGTGGGGCCGCCACGAGGACGCCTGGTTCCTGGTTCCGCACGGCGAGATCCTGTGCCGGGTGCCGGAGAGCGACGTCCCCAACTAGGCTCCTCCGCATGGAGATTCTGGGCACCACACTGCGCATCTGTGTCGACGACCTCGAACCGGCCATCGCGTTCTACGAGCGGCTCACCGGCGGCACCGCGCTGCGCTTCGAGCGCGGCGGCGTCTCGGTCGCGGCCGTCGGCTGCTTCCTGCTCATGAGCGGTCCGGAGTCGGAGCTGGAGGTGCTGCGGAAGGTGACGGCCACGATCTCCGTCCAGGACGTGGACGCGGCGTTCACCGCGCTCACCGAGACGGGCGCGAAGATCGTGGCCGGCCCGGTCCCGACCCCGGTGGGCCGCAACCTGATCGCGGTCCACCCGGACGGCTCCGTCTTCGAGTACGTCGACCGCCGCACAGTCGCCTGACCGGCACGACGGCTCCCCGGGGAGTGGATGTGTAACACGGGCATGGACGGCGCACGACAGGTCTGTTGCCGAACGGGGCAGGCGCGAAAGGGCCGTTGCACGACCGATCGGATCATGGCTAGCTTCGGGCGCATGGTGAGCATTCCAGGTCTGACCAGACGCCGGGCGATCGACTTCATGCGCGTCGCCGGCGCGCTGTGCCGTTGAGCGTCGCAGGCCTTCGTCCCGTCGTCCGTCGCCCCCGCCCTCCTGGAGTATCCGTGAATCCGTCCCGCTCTGCCCTGCTCGCTCTCGGGTCCGCCCTGGTCCTGACCGCCACGGCCGCCGCGCCGTCCGCCCAGGCGACCCCCTCCCCCGCCACGGAGAGCGGGGCCGTCGTACGCGACTGGTACGACATCACCGCACAGACCGTGGCCGCCGCCGGGGCGACCACGCAGGTCACCAACAGCCGCACCTGGGCGATCAGCTGGCTCGCGGCCGCCCGCGCCACCCGGGAGGCGCCCCGCGGGCACGACCGGGCGGCGTTCCAGGACGCGGCGGTCGCCTCCGCCGTTCACGACGCCCTCACGGCCCTCGCCCCCGCCCACGCGCCGCAACTCGACGCCGCGCTCGCCGCGACCCTCGAGCGGATCCCGGACGGTCCCGCCGAGGACGCCGGCGTCGACGCCGGAACCCGCCAGGCGGCGCTGGCGCTGGCCGCGCGCCGGGGCGACGGCCTCGACCCGGCGTCCGTCAACGCGCCCTTCACCGTGCCGCCGGCCGCACCGGGCGTGTGGCAGCCGACGCCCGACGGCTACGCCCCCGCCGCGCAGTACGGCAACCGCGTCGCCAGGCCCTTCCTCCTGGACTCGCCCGCTCAGTACCGCCTCGGCCCGCCGCCGGCGCTCGACTCGCGCCGGTACCGCGCCGACCTGGCGGAGGTGCGTGCCGTCGGAAGCGCGGACAGCGCCGTACGCACCCCGCGGCAGACCGAGACCGCCACCTTCTGGTACGGCTCCTCGCTGACCCTCTACACCGAGCCGCTGCGGGTGGCCGTGACCCGTTCGCACGGATCCGCCGCCGACCGGGCCCGGCTGGTCGCGCTCTTCCACGCCGCCCTGGTCGACACCCAGATCGCCACCTCCGACAGCAAGTACACGTACACGCGCTGGCGCCCGGTCACGGCGATCCGCACCGGCTCCCTCGGCACCGACCCGGCGTGGACCCCGCTCCACACGACACCGGCCCACCCGGACTACCCCAGCGGCCACGGCTCGTACGCCGGGGCCGCCGAGGCGATCCTGGGGGCCCTCGCCGGGCCTCGTACCGCCCCCTACACCCTGACCAGCCCGACCGCTCCGGGCGTCCGGCGGACGTACACCGACTGGGAGCAGCTGACGCGCGAGAACATCGACGCGCGCGTCTTCTCGGGCATCCACAGCCGCAGCGCCGACGAGGCGGGCGTCGCCCTCGGCAAGGCGGTCGGCGGCCACACGCTGCGCCACGCCGACCGCCTGCTCGACCCGCGCGGCTAGGTGCCCCTCACCGCCGCGTCACGGTCACCTGCCCGGTGTCCTGCCCGCGTACCGGCGGATATTCCGGTGTCCTCGCGGCGCCCGGTCCGTAGGGTGGATCCTTCGGTGCCGGACGACGTGAGGACGCGAGGAATGAGCACGCAGCACACCTACCGGGTGATCGTGCGCGGCAGGTGGGACGGTCTGTCGGAGGAGAGCCGGACGCGGCTGCTCGCCGAGGTGGACGACCACGGCCTGTCCGCGATGACCTTCACCGAGGAGGGCTCGCTCGCGTACGACCGGGCGCTGAAGCACTTCTCGTACCGGATCGTGGTGCGTTCGGACGCCGGGGACGGCGAGGAGATGGCGGCGGCGATTGCCGAGGACCGGGTGGAGACCGCGCTCGGGGAGCTGGGGCACGGCTACCGGGAGCTGCGGTCCAGCGTGACCGACCTCGACACCATGAAGATCAACTACAAGCGCTGACCGGCCGCGGGGCGGGGCGCTTCGGCGGTGATCGCCCAGCGTTCGTGGTCGCGCCACGCGCCGTCGATGAAGAGCATGGCGGGCGAGAAGCCCTCCAGCCGGAAGCCGGCCCGCATGACGAGGGCGCGCGAAGCCGCGTTCCCCGGCTGGATGTTGGCCTCCAGCCGGTGCAGCCCGAGGGGCCCGAAGGCGTGCCGGAGCACGAGCCCGAGTCCCTCCCCGAGCAGGCCCCGGCCGGCGGCGTGGGCGAAGGCCCCGTACCCGAGCGCGCCGCTGAGGAACGTGCCGCGGACGATGTTGTTGATGTTCACGAACCCGGCGATGCGGCCCTCCGTCGCCCGCTCGCAGACCAGGAACCCGAGCCGGGCGGGGTCCTTGTCGAGGTTCCGCCGGTACGCCGCGTAGTCCTCGGCGGTCTGCGGCGGGAACAGCCAGGGCCGGTGCAGCGCGCGGCTCGCTCGGGCCGCGGCGGTGAACTCCCCCGCGTCGTCGGCGGTGAAGGGACGCAGGGCGACGCGCGGGCCCACGGCCACGTACGCGTCATGATCGTCGGGCATGCGCCCAGGCTACGGCCCGTCTCCCGGACGGGCTTCCCGGCACGGCCTCTCGGTCGGGTCAGCGGCGTGCGGTGAGCACCTTGGACGGGCAGCGCTCGGTCTTCCTGACGACGCCGAGGGTGACGCTGCGGCCGGGGCCCTCGGGGGAGCCCGGGACGGGGTGCTGGGTGCAGACCCGCCAGCGGGACGGCCACAGGACCCGCCGGTCGCCGCCGCTCACGTCGTGCACGTGGACCCGGGTGCGGTGGTCGAAGGCGGCGAAGGCCCGCAGGAGGCTACGGCCGGTCAGGTCGGGCATCGGCACGGGCTCCGCGCCGGGCTCCGCCTCGTCCGTCTCGTCGGCCGTGCCCGCGAAGACCGCGGCGAGCGCCACGACCGCGATCGCGCAGACCGCGACCCCGCGCCTCATCTCCGGCTCCGACGGCTCGACCCGTACCAGCCGCAGACCGCCCCGAGCAGGGCTGTTCCGAGCAGCGCCAGGTACAGCGGCATCGTGACCTCGGGAACCAGCAGCCGGATCTCGACCCGGGTGGTGTTCTCGAAGATGAGGACCAGCGTGAGGACGACGAGGACCGCGATCGCGATCCGGCCCGAGGTGACGCCCCCGTGCTCCGCTCCCGCTGTCTCCTTGGGACCCATGCGTGCCGCCCTCTCGTCCGTCGTGCACCGCCGCCCCCGTGGGACCAGGATGGAGGGATCCGGTCCGCACGGGGGCGGTGGGAAGGGCCGTACGGGTGAAGAACCGCGGCCCGTCAGTGGTGGACGAGCACCGGCCGCGGCTCGGCCGCCGGCGTTTCGGCCGGGTCGGGCCGCCGGATCAGGAACGCGGTGACGACGCCGATGCCGAGCAGCACCAGGGCCGTGTACATCGCGTGCTGGTAGCCGGCCTCGGTGGGGCCGCCCGCGTCACTGCCCGCGGTGATCATCGCGGAGGCGAGGGCGATGCCGAGGGACGCGCCGATGCCGAAGCAGGCGCCGTTCAGGCCGGACAGCGAGCCCGGCTTGTCCTTCGGGGCGGTGGTGACGGCGAGGCCGTTGAGACCGGTGAGCATGAAGCCGCCGTACGTGACGCCCAGCGCGGCCAGCGAGGCGATCAGGATCCACTCGTTGTGCAGGAAGAACGTGGCGAAGAGGAAGATCGCGAAGTTGGCGACCGCGCCGGTGACGACGATCGTGTGCCAGCCGATCTTCGGGCCGAGCCGGCCGGTCAGCGGGGCGGAGATCACTCCGATCAGCTGGATCGGGGTGAGGAAGAGGACCGCGGCGGTGACCGCCGAGAGGCCGAGGCCGACCCGGGCGTCCTGCGAGAACAGCGGGATGGTCAGGGCGATCGCGCCGAACGCGCCGCCGAGGGTGCAGACGGTGGTGAGCAGCAGCGGCCAGGCGCGGCGCGAGGCCAGCACCTCGATGTCGATCACCGGGTTCGGGGCGCTCTTCTGCGAGACGACGAAGAAGCCGAGCGAGGCGACGCCGCCGAGCAGGAAGGCCAGCGTGAGCGGTGAGGTCCAGCCCCAGGCACCGCCCTGGGCGAGGCCGACGAGGACGCCGGTGAGACCGAGCGCGAGGGCGGCGATGCCGCGGGAGTCGAAGCGCGCGTCGGCGGTGGTGGGCGCGGTGTCGGGGACGTACTTGCGGACACCGACGAGGCCCGCGACGGCGATCACGGTGGAGCAGACGAAGATGCCGCGGAAGCCGATGGTGTCGGCGATCTGACCGCCGGCGATGGCGTCGACGCCGGCGAGGCCGCCGTTGACGGCGGTGATGATGCCCGCGGCCTTGCCGAAGCCGGCCGGGGTGAGCAGCTGGTTCAGGGTCAGGAAGGCGAGGGTGAACATCGCCGCGGAGATGCCCTGGAGTACGCGGCCGGCGATGAAGACCTCGATGTTCGGCGCGAAGACGCAGAGCAGGTTGCCGGCAATCAGCACGACCGCGCAGACG
This sequence is a window from Streptomyces sp. HUAS YS2. Protein-coding genes within it:
- a CDS encoding MFS transporter, which gives rise to MSNRSDLAGRGPMLLAMVLAVLGYQINATMLSPALPDVIERLGTTTAAAGLSQTLFFLMAAIGQVTLARLSDQRGRKPMMLVCAVVLIAGNLLCVFAPNIEVFIAGRVLQGISAAMFTLAFLTLNQLLTPAGFGKAAGIITAVNGGLAGVDAIAGGQIADTIGFRGIFVCSTVIAVAGLVGVRKYVPDTAPTTADARFDSRGIAALALGLTGVLVGLAQGGAWGWTSPLTLAFLLGGVASLGFFVVSQKSAPNPVIDIEVLASRRAWPLLLTTVCTLGGAFGAIALTIPLFSQDARVGLGLSAVTAAVLFLTPIQLIGVISAPLTGRLGPKIGWHTIVVTGAVANFAIFLFATFFLHNEWILIASLAALGVTYGGFMLTGLNGLAVTTAPKDKPGSLSGLNGACFGIGASLGIALASAMITAGSDAGGPTEAGYQHAMYTALVLLGIGVVTAFLIRRPDPAETPAAEPRPVLVHH
- a CDS encoding VOC family protein yields the protein MEILGTTLRICVDDLEPAIAFYERLTGGTALRFERGGVSVAAVGCFLLMSGPESELEVLRKVTATISVQDVDAAFTALTETGAKIVAGPVPTPVGRNLIAVHPDGSVFEYVDRRTVA
- a CDS encoding GNAT family N-acetyltransferase, translating into MPDDHDAYVAVGPRVALRPFTADDAGEFTAAARASRALHRPWLFPPQTAEDYAAYRRNLDKDPARLGFLVCERATEGRIAGFVNINNIVRGTFLSGALGYGAFAHAAGRGLLGEGLGLVLRHAFGPLGLHRLEANIQPGNAASRALVMRAGFRLEGFSPAMLFIDGAWRDHERWAITAEAPRPAAGQRL
- a CDS encoding lipopolysaccharide assembly protein LapA domain-containing protein; protein product: MGPKETAGAEHGGVTSGRIAIAVLVVLTLVLIFENTTRVEIRLLVPEVTMPLYLALLGTALLGAVCGWYGSSRRSRR
- a CDS encoding methyltransferase domain-containing protein; the protein is MTHAAAKETAVYTHGHHESVLRSHSWRTAANSAAYLLPELRPGQRVLDVGCGPGTITADLAALVAPGQVTAVDAAPDVVAKARAVAAERGLDNVEFAVADVHALDFPDDSFDVVHAHQVLQHVGDPVQALREMRRVCRPGGVVAARDSDYGAFAWYPELPALDDWSRLYHVVARHNGGEPDAGRRLFSWARAAGFTDVTTTAGTWCFATEEERAWWSGLWADRTTESVYARLAVEGGHATAEELAGIAEAWREWGRHEDAWFLVPHGEILCRVPESDVPN
- a CDS encoding DUF6204 family protein; amino-acid sequence: MSTQHTYRVIVRGRWDGLSEESRTRLLAEVDDHGLSAMTFTEEGSLAYDRALKHFSYRIVVRSDAGDGEEMAAAIAEDRVETALGELGHGYRELRSSVTDLDTMKINYKR
- a CDS encoding vanadium-dependent haloperoxidase, which gives rise to MNPSRSALLALGSALVLTATAAAPSAQATPSPATESGAVVRDWYDITAQTVAAAGATTQVTNSRTWAISWLAAARATREAPRGHDRAAFQDAAVASAVHDALTALAPAHAPQLDAALAATLERIPDGPAEDAGVDAGTRQAALALAARRGDGLDPASVNAPFTVPPAAPGVWQPTPDGYAPAAQYGNRVARPFLLDSPAQYRLGPPPALDSRRYRADLAEVRAVGSADSAVRTPRQTETATFWYGSSLTLYTEPLRVAVTRSHGSAADRARLVALFHAALVDTQIATSDSKYTYTRWRPVTAIRTGSLGTDPAWTPLHTTPAHPDYPSGHGSYAGAAEAILGALAGPRTAPYTLTSPTAPGVRRTYTDWEQLTRENIDARVFSGIHSRSADEAGVALGKAVGGHTLRHADRLLDPRG